In the genome of Candidatus Reidiella endopervernicosa, one region contains:
- a CDS encoding rhodanese-like domain-containing protein has product MIVVICRSGKRSAKAIHLLHKMGYTNVYSVIDGFESDKSKVLADNGQRTVNGWKNNGLPWTYALNENKMHFE; this is encoded by the coding sequence ATGATAGTCGTCATCTGCCGCTCTGGAAAACGTAGCGCGAAGGCAATCCATCTTCTGCACAAGATGGGCTACACAAACGTCTACTCGGTCATTGATGGCTTTGAAAGTGACAAAAGCAAGGTGCTTGCCGACAACGGACAGCGCACTGTCAATGGATGGAAAAATAACGGCCTACCCTGGACCTATGCACTAAATGAAAACAAGATGCACTTTGAATAA